A genomic segment from Sciurus carolinensis chromosome 1, mSciCar1.2, whole genome shotgun sequence encodes:
- the Pias3 gene encoding E3 SUMO-protein ligase PIAS3 isoform X3 — translation MEHMVMSFRVSELQVLLGFAGRNKSGRKHELLAKALHLLKSSCAPSVQMKIKELYRRRFPRKTLGPSDISLLSLPPGTSPVGSPGPLTPIPPALLAPGTLLGPKREVDLHPPLPQPVHPDVTMKPLPFYEVYGELIRPTTLASTSSQRFEEAHFTFALTPQQVQQILTSREVLPGAKCDYTIQVQLRFCLCETSCPQEDYFPPNLFVKVNGKLCPLPGYLPPTKNGAEPKRPSRPINITPLARLSATVPNTIVVNWSSEFGRNYSLSVYLVRQLTAGTLLQKLRAKGIRNPDHSRALIKEKLTADPDSEVATTSLRVSLMCPLGKMRLTVPCRALTCAHLQSFDAALYLQMNEKKPTWTCPVCDKKAPYESLIIDGLFMEILNSCSDCDEIQFMEDGSWCPMKPKKEASEVCPPPGYGLDGLQYSPVQEGNPSENKKKVEVIDLTIESSSDEEDLPPTKKHCPVTSAAIPALPGSKGVLTSGHQPSSVLRSPSMGTLGSDFLSGLPLHEYPPAFPLGADIQGLDLFSFLQTESQHYGPSVITSLDEQDALGHFFQYRGTPSHFLGPLAPTLGSSHRSSTPAPSPGRVSSIVAPGAPLREGHGGPLPSGPSLTGCRSDIISLD, via the exons ATGGAG CACATGGTGATGAGTTTCCGGGTGTCTGAGCTCCAGGTGCTCCTTGGCTTTGCTGGCCGGAACAAGAGTGGACGGAAGCACGAACTCCTAGCCAAGGCCCTACACCTCCTCAAATCCAGCTGTGCCCCCAGTGTACAGATGAAGATCAAAGAACTTTACCGACGACGCTTTCCCCGGAAGACCCTGGGGCCCTCTGATATCTCTCTGCTCTCTTTGCCTCCTGGCACCTCTCCTGTGGGCTCCCCTGGCCCTCTAACTCCCATTCCCCCAGCGCTTTTGGCTCCTGGCACCCTTCTGGGCCCCAAGCGTGAGGTGGACTTGCATCCCCCTCTACCCCAGCCCGTGCACCCTGATGTCACCATGAAACCATTGCCCTTCTATGAAGTCTACGGGGAACTCATCCGGCCCACCACCCTTG CATCCACTTCTAGCCAGCGGTTTGAGGAAGCGCACTTTACCTTTGCCCTTACACCTCAGCAAGTGCAGCAGATTCTCACATCCAG aGAGGTTCTGCCAGGGGCCAAATGTGATTATACCATACAGGTGCAGCTAAG GTTCTGTCTCTGTGAGACCAGCTGCCCCCAGGAGGATTATTTCCCCCCCAACCTCTTTGTCAAGGTCAATGGGAAACTGTGCCCCCTGCCG GGCTACCTTCCTCCCACCAAGAATGGGGCTGAACCTAAGAGGCCCAGCCGCCCCATCAACATTACACCACTGGCTCGACTCTCAGCCACTGTTCCCAACACCATTGTGGTTAATTGGTCATCTGAGTTTGGACGG AATTACTCCTTGTCTGTGTACCTGGTGAGGCAGTTGACTGCAGGAACCCTTCTACAGAAACTGAGAGCAAAGGGTATCCGGAACCCAGACCACTCTCGGGCACTGA TCAAGGAGAAATTGACGGCTGACCCTGACAGTGAGGTGGCTACTACGAGTCTCCGGGTGTCACTCATGTGCCCG CTAGGGAAGATGCGCCTGACTGTTCCATGTCGTGCCCTCACCTGCGCTCACCTGCAGAGTTTCGATGCTGCCCTTTATCTACAGATGAATGAGAAGAAGCCAACGTGGACATGTCCTGTGTGTGACAAGAAGGCTCCCTATGAATCTCTTATTATTGATGG TTTATTCATGGAGATTCTTAATTCCTGTTCGGATTGTGATGAGATCCAGTTCATGGAAGATGGATCCTGGTGCCCAATGAAACCCAAGAAGGAGGCATCTGAGGTTTGCCCCCCGCCAGGGTATGGGCTGGATG GCCTCCAGTATAGCCCAGTCCAAGAGGGAAATCCATCAGAAAATAAGAAGAAGGTTGAAGTTATTGACTTGACAATAGAAAGTTCATCAGATGAGGAGGATCTGCCCCCAACCAAGAAGCACTGTCCTGTCACCTCAGCTGCCATCCCAGCACTACCTGGAAGCAAAGG AGTCCTCACATCTGGTCACCAGCCCTCCTCGGTGCTACGGAGTCCTTCAATGGGCACATTGGGCAGTGATTTCCTTTCTGGTCTCCCACTACATGAGTACCCACCTGCCTTCCCACTGGGGGCTGATATCCAAG gtttagatttattttcttttcttcagactGAGAGTCAG CACTATGGTCCTTCCGTCATCACCTCGTTAGATGAACAGGATGCCCTTGGCCACTTCTTCCAGTACCGGGGGACCCCTTCCCACTTTCTGGGACCACTGGCCCCCACATTGGGGAGCTCCCACCGCAGCTCCACTCCAGCACCCTCTCCTGGCCGTGTCAGCAGCATTGTGGCTCCTGGGGCACCCTTGAGGGAGGGACATGGAGGACCTCTGCCTTCAGGTCCGTCTTTGACTGGCTGTCGGTCAGATATCATTTCCCTGGACTGA
- the Pias3 gene encoding E3 SUMO-protein ligase PIAS3 isoform X1, with product MAELGELKHMVMSFRVSELQVLLGFAGRNKSGRKHELLAKALHLLKSSCAPSVQMKIKELYRRRFPRKTLGPSDISLLSLPPGTSPVGSPGPLTPIPPALLAPGTLLGPKREVDLHPPLPQPVHPDVTMKPLPFYEVYGELIRPTTLASTSSQRFEEAHFTFALTPQQVQQILTSREVLPGAKCDYTIQVQLRFCLCETSCPQEDYFPPNLFVKVNGKLCPLPGYLPPTKNGAEPKRPSRPINITPLARLSATVPNTIVVNWSSEFGRNYSLSVYLVRQLTAGTLLQKLRAKGIRNPDHSRALIKEKLTADPDSEVATTSLRVSLMCPLGKMRLTVPCRALTCAHLQSFDAALYLQMNEKKPTWTCPVCDKKAPYESLIIDGLFMEILNSCSDCDEIQFMEDGSWCPMKPKKEASEVCPPPGYGLDGLQYSPVQEGNPSENKKKVEVIDLTIESSSDEEDLPPTKKHCPVTSAAIPALPGSKGVLTSGHQPSSVLRSPSMGTLGSDFLSGLPLHEYPPAFPLGADIQGLDLFSFLQTESQHYGPSVITSLDEQDALGHFFQYRGTPSHFLGPLAPTLGSSHRSSTPAPSPGRVSSIVAPGAPLREGHGGPLPSGPSLTGCRSDIISLD from the exons CACATGGTGATGAGTTTCCGGGTGTCTGAGCTCCAGGTGCTCCTTGGCTTTGCTGGCCGGAACAAGAGTGGACGGAAGCACGAACTCCTAGCCAAGGCCCTACACCTCCTCAAATCCAGCTGTGCCCCCAGTGTACAGATGAAGATCAAAGAACTTTACCGACGACGCTTTCCCCGGAAGACCCTGGGGCCCTCTGATATCTCTCTGCTCTCTTTGCCTCCTGGCACCTCTCCTGTGGGCTCCCCTGGCCCTCTAACTCCCATTCCCCCAGCGCTTTTGGCTCCTGGCACCCTTCTGGGCCCCAAGCGTGAGGTGGACTTGCATCCCCCTCTACCCCAGCCCGTGCACCCTGATGTCACCATGAAACCATTGCCCTTCTATGAAGTCTACGGGGAACTCATCCGGCCCACCACCCTTG CATCCACTTCTAGCCAGCGGTTTGAGGAAGCGCACTTTACCTTTGCCCTTACACCTCAGCAAGTGCAGCAGATTCTCACATCCAG aGAGGTTCTGCCAGGGGCCAAATGTGATTATACCATACAGGTGCAGCTAAG GTTCTGTCTCTGTGAGACCAGCTGCCCCCAGGAGGATTATTTCCCCCCCAACCTCTTTGTCAAGGTCAATGGGAAACTGTGCCCCCTGCCG GGCTACCTTCCTCCCACCAAGAATGGGGCTGAACCTAAGAGGCCCAGCCGCCCCATCAACATTACACCACTGGCTCGACTCTCAGCCACTGTTCCCAACACCATTGTGGTTAATTGGTCATCTGAGTTTGGACGG AATTACTCCTTGTCTGTGTACCTGGTGAGGCAGTTGACTGCAGGAACCCTTCTACAGAAACTGAGAGCAAAGGGTATCCGGAACCCAGACCACTCTCGGGCACTGA TCAAGGAGAAATTGACGGCTGACCCTGACAGTGAGGTGGCTACTACGAGTCTCCGGGTGTCACTCATGTGCCCG CTAGGGAAGATGCGCCTGACTGTTCCATGTCGTGCCCTCACCTGCGCTCACCTGCAGAGTTTCGATGCTGCCCTTTATCTACAGATGAATGAGAAGAAGCCAACGTGGACATGTCCTGTGTGTGACAAGAAGGCTCCCTATGAATCTCTTATTATTGATGG TTTATTCATGGAGATTCTTAATTCCTGTTCGGATTGTGATGAGATCCAGTTCATGGAAGATGGATCCTGGTGCCCAATGAAACCCAAGAAGGAGGCATCTGAGGTTTGCCCCCCGCCAGGGTATGGGCTGGATG GCCTCCAGTATAGCCCAGTCCAAGAGGGAAATCCATCAGAAAATAAGAAGAAGGTTGAAGTTATTGACTTGACAATAGAAAGTTCATCAGATGAGGAGGATCTGCCCCCAACCAAGAAGCACTGTCCTGTCACCTCAGCTGCCATCCCAGCACTACCTGGAAGCAAAGG AGTCCTCACATCTGGTCACCAGCCCTCCTCGGTGCTACGGAGTCCTTCAATGGGCACATTGGGCAGTGATTTCCTTTCTGGTCTCCCACTACATGAGTACCCACCTGCCTTCCCACTGGGGGCTGATATCCAAG gtttagatttattttcttttcttcagactGAGAGTCAG CACTATGGTCCTTCCGTCATCACCTCGTTAGATGAACAGGATGCCCTTGGCCACTTCTTCCAGTACCGGGGGACCCCTTCCCACTTTCTGGGACCACTGGCCCCCACATTGGGGAGCTCCCACCGCAGCTCCACTCCAGCACCCTCTCCTGGCCGTGTCAGCAGCATTGTGGCTCCTGGGGCACCCTTGAGGGAGGGACATGGAGGACCTCTGCCTTCAGGTCCGTCTTTGACTGGCTGTCGGTCAGATATCATTTCCCTGGACTGA
- the Pias3 gene encoding E3 SUMO-protein ligase PIAS3 isoform X2, translating into MQSLEHMVMSFRVSELQVLLGFAGRNKSGRKHELLAKALHLLKSSCAPSVQMKIKELYRRRFPRKTLGPSDISLLSLPPGTSPVGSPGPLTPIPPALLAPGTLLGPKREVDLHPPLPQPVHPDVTMKPLPFYEVYGELIRPTTLASTSSQRFEEAHFTFALTPQQVQQILTSREVLPGAKCDYTIQVQLRFCLCETSCPQEDYFPPNLFVKVNGKLCPLPGYLPPTKNGAEPKRPSRPINITPLARLSATVPNTIVVNWSSEFGRNYSLSVYLVRQLTAGTLLQKLRAKGIRNPDHSRALIKEKLTADPDSEVATTSLRVSLMCPLGKMRLTVPCRALTCAHLQSFDAALYLQMNEKKPTWTCPVCDKKAPYESLIIDGLFMEILNSCSDCDEIQFMEDGSWCPMKPKKEASEVCPPPGYGLDGLQYSPVQEGNPSENKKKVEVIDLTIESSSDEEDLPPTKKHCPVTSAAIPALPGSKGVLTSGHQPSSVLRSPSMGTLGSDFLSGLPLHEYPPAFPLGADIQGLDLFSFLQTESQHYGPSVITSLDEQDALGHFFQYRGTPSHFLGPLAPTLGSSHRSSTPAPSPGRVSSIVAPGAPLREGHGGPLPSGPSLTGCRSDIISLD; encoded by the exons CACATGGTGATGAGTTTCCGGGTGTCTGAGCTCCAGGTGCTCCTTGGCTTTGCTGGCCGGAACAAGAGTGGACGGAAGCACGAACTCCTAGCCAAGGCCCTACACCTCCTCAAATCCAGCTGTGCCCCCAGTGTACAGATGAAGATCAAAGAACTTTACCGACGACGCTTTCCCCGGAAGACCCTGGGGCCCTCTGATATCTCTCTGCTCTCTTTGCCTCCTGGCACCTCTCCTGTGGGCTCCCCTGGCCCTCTAACTCCCATTCCCCCAGCGCTTTTGGCTCCTGGCACCCTTCTGGGCCCCAAGCGTGAGGTGGACTTGCATCCCCCTCTACCCCAGCCCGTGCACCCTGATGTCACCATGAAACCATTGCCCTTCTATGAAGTCTACGGGGAACTCATCCGGCCCACCACCCTTG CATCCACTTCTAGCCAGCGGTTTGAGGAAGCGCACTTTACCTTTGCCCTTACACCTCAGCAAGTGCAGCAGATTCTCACATCCAG aGAGGTTCTGCCAGGGGCCAAATGTGATTATACCATACAGGTGCAGCTAAG GTTCTGTCTCTGTGAGACCAGCTGCCCCCAGGAGGATTATTTCCCCCCCAACCTCTTTGTCAAGGTCAATGGGAAACTGTGCCCCCTGCCG GGCTACCTTCCTCCCACCAAGAATGGGGCTGAACCTAAGAGGCCCAGCCGCCCCATCAACATTACACCACTGGCTCGACTCTCAGCCACTGTTCCCAACACCATTGTGGTTAATTGGTCATCTGAGTTTGGACGG AATTACTCCTTGTCTGTGTACCTGGTGAGGCAGTTGACTGCAGGAACCCTTCTACAGAAACTGAGAGCAAAGGGTATCCGGAACCCAGACCACTCTCGGGCACTGA TCAAGGAGAAATTGACGGCTGACCCTGACAGTGAGGTGGCTACTACGAGTCTCCGGGTGTCACTCATGTGCCCG CTAGGGAAGATGCGCCTGACTGTTCCATGTCGTGCCCTCACCTGCGCTCACCTGCAGAGTTTCGATGCTGCCCTTTATCTACAGATGAATGAGAAGAAGCCAACGTGGACATGTCCTGTGTGTGACAAGAAGGCTCCCTATGAATCTCTTATTATTGATGG TTTATTCATGGAGATTCTTAATTCCTGTTCGGATTGTGATGAGATCCAGTTCATGGAAGATGGATCCTGGTGCCCAATGAAACCCAAGAAGGAGGCATCTGAGGTTTGCCCCCCGCCAGGGTATGGGCTGGATG GCCTCCAGTATAGCCCAGTCCAAGAGGGAAATCCATCAGAAAATAAGAAGAAGGTTGAAGTTATTGACTTGACAATAGAAAGTTCATCAGATGAGGAGGATCTGCCCCCAACCAAGAAGCACTGTCCTGTCACCTCAGCTGCCATCCCAGCACTACCTGGAAGCAAAGG AGTCCTCACATCTGGTCACCAGCCCTCCTCGGTGCTACGGAGTCCTTCAATGGGCACATTGGGCAGTGATTTCCTTTCTGGTCTCCCACTACATGAGTACCCACCTGCCTTCCCACTGGGGGCTGATATCCAAG gtttagatttattttcttttcttcagactGAGAGTCAG CACTATGGTCCTTCCGTCATCACCTCGTTAGATGAACAGGATGCCCTTGGCCACTTCTTCCAGTACCGGGGGACCCCTTCCCACTTTCTGGGACCACTGGCCCCCACATTGGGGAGCTCCCACCGCAGCTCCACTCCAGCACCCTCTCCTGGCCGTGTCAGCAGCATTGTGGCTCCTGGGGCACCCTTGAGGGAGGGACATGGAGGACCTCTGCCTTCAGGTCCGTCTTTGACTGGCTGTCGGTCAGATATCATTTCCCTGGACTGA
- the Pias3 gene encoding E3 SUMO-protein ligase PIAS3 isoform X4: MVMSFRVSELQVLLGFAGRNKSGRKHELLAKALHLLKSSCAPSVQMKIKELYRRRFPRKTLGPSDISLLSLPPGTSPVGSPGPLTPIPPALLAPGTLLGPKREVDLHPPLPQPVHPDVTMKPLPFYEVYGELIRPTTLASTSSQRFEEAHFTFALTPQQVQQILTSREVLPGAKCDYTIQVQLRFCLCETSCPQEDYFPPNLFVKVNGKLCPLPGYLPPTKNGAEPKRPSRPINITPLARLSATVPNTIVVNWSSEFGRNYSLSVYLVRQLTAGTLLQKLRAKGIRNPDHSRALIKEKLTADPDSEVATTSLRVSLMCPLGKMRLTVPCRALTCAHLQSFDAALYLQMNEKKPTWTCPVCDKKAPYESLIIDGLFMEILNSCSDCDEIQFMEDGSWCPMKPKKEASEVCPPPGYGLDGLQYSPVQEGNPSENKKKVEVIDLTIESSSDEEDLPPTKKHCPVTSAAIPALPGSKGVLTSGHQPSSVLRSPSMGTLGSDFLSGLPLHEYPPAFPLGADIQGLDLFSFLQTESQHYGPSVITSLDEQDALGHFFQYRGTPSHFLGPLAPTLGSSHRSSTPAPSPGRVSSIVAPGAPLREGHGGPLPSGPSLTGCRSDIISLD; this comes from the exons ATGGTGATGAGTTTCCGGGTGTCTGAGCTCCAGGTGCTCCTTGGCTTTGCTGGCCGGAACAAGAGTGGACGGAAGCACGAACTCCTAGCCAAGGCCCTACACCTCCTCAAATCCAGCTGTGCCCCCAGTGTACAGATGAAGATCAAAGAACTTTACCGACGACGCTTTCCCCGGAAGACCCTGGGGCCCTCTGATATCTCTCTGCTCTCTTTGCCTCCTGGCACCTCTCCTGTGGGCTCCCCTGGCCCTCTAACTCCCATTCCCCCAGCGCTTTTGGCTCCTGGCACCCTTCTGGGCCCCAAGCGTGAGGTGGACTTGCATCCCCCTCTACCCCAGCCCGTGCACCCTGATGTCACCATGAAACCATTGCCCTTCTATGAAGTCTACGGGGAACTCATCCGGCCCACCACCCTTG CATCCACTTCTAGCCAGCGGTTTGAGGAAGCGCACTTTACCTTTGCCCTTACACCTCAGCAAGTGCAGCAGATTCTCACATCCAG aGAGGTTCTGCCAGGGGCCAAATGTGATTATACCATACAGGTGCAGCTAAG GTTCTGTCTCTGTGAGACCAGCTGCCCCCAGGAGGATTATTTCCCCCCCAACCTCTTTGTCAAGGTCAATGGGAAACTGTGCCCCCTGCCG GGCTACCTTCCTCCCACCAAGAATGGGGCTGAACCTAAGAGGCCCAGCCGCCCCATCAACATTACACCACTGGCTCGACTCTCAGCCACTGTTCCCAACACCATTGTGGTTAATTGGTCATCTGAGTTTGGACGG AATTACTCCTTGTCTGTGTACCTGGTGAGGCAGTTGACTGCAGGAACCCTTCTACAGAAACTGAGAGCAAAGGGTATCCGGAACCCAGACCACTCTCGGGCACTGA TCAAGGAGAAATTGACGGCTGACCCTGACAGTGAGGTGGCTACTACGAGTCTCCGGGTGTCACTCATGTGCCCG CTAGGGAAGATGCGCCTGACTGTTCCATGTCGTGCCCTCACCTGCGCTCACCTGCAGAGTTTCGATGCTGCCCTTTATCTACAGATGAATGAGAAGAAGCCAACGTGGACATGTCCTGTGTGTGACAAGAAGGCTCCCTATGAATCTCTTATTATTGATGG TTTATTCATGGAGATTCTTAATTCCTGTTCGGATTGTGATGAGATCCAGTTCATGGAAGATGGATCCTGGTGCCCAATGAAACCCAAGAAGGAGGCATCTGAGGTTTGCCCCCCGCCAGGGTATGGGCTGGATG GCCTCCAGTATAGCCCAGTCCAAGAGGGAAATCCATCAGAAAATAAGAAGAAGGTTGAAGTTATTGACTTGACAATAGAAAGTTCATCAGATGAGGAGGATCTGCCCCCAACCAAGAAGCACTGTCCTGTCACCTCAGCTGCCATCCCAGCACTACCTGGAAGCAAAGG AGTCCTCACATCTGGTCACCAGCCCTCCTCGGTGCTACGGAGTCCTTCAATGGGCACATTGGGCAGTGATTTCCTTTCTGGTCTCCCACTACATGAGTACCCACCTGCCTTCCCACTGGGGGCTGATATCCAAG gtttagatttattttcttttcttcagactGAGAGTCAG CACTATGGTCCTTCCGTCATCACCTCGTTAGATGAACAGGATGCCCTTGGCCACTTCTTCCAGTACCGGGGGACCCCTTCCCACTTTCTGGGACCACTGGCCCCCACATTGGGGAGCTCCCACCGCAGCTCCACTCCAGCACCCTCTCCTGGCCGTGTCAGCAGCATTGTGGCTCCTGGGGCACCCTTGAGGGAGGGACATGGAGGACCTCTGCCTTCAGGTCCGTCTTTGACTGGCTGTCGGTCAGATATCATTTCCCTGGACTGA